In Helicobacter pylori Shi112, the genomic window ATTTGGCTATCATAAGCCGCAAAGCGTTCCGCCATGATGTTGTAGCGGGTTTTTAAAAGCTCTTGAGCGTTTTCTTTGTCTTTGGTCAGGCTTTTAGCGTCTCTGTCTAGGGAATCTTCATAAATCTTTAATTTAGCGTTCCCTCCATCTATGAGATTGGCGATGACTTGATTGAATTTAGAAAAAATGCCCTCTTGGTGGATCTCTCTGCCCCCCATATCCTTGCTATCGCTCCCATAGAAAAAATCTTGAGTCGCTTTAGGATTAGAATTTAGCGCGCTACTCAATTTAGCCTCATCTAAACTCATCACGCCCTTATCGTCCAAACTAAGCCCGTATTTCATCAAGCTTTCTACCCCATTATCCGTATGCACGCTATAAGAAAACACATTATTAAGAGAAGATCGAATCGCGCGAATATCGCTCACGCCGTTAAAAATCCCAGCGATTTTAGTGTCAGCGTCATAACGAGTGTCTTCGTCCAGTTTAGGGATAAGCTCATTATAGGCTTTGACAAATTCAGTAAGGCTGTCTATAATGGCTTGATTGTCCCTGCTCACGCTGATAATGGCAGGCTTATTAGGCTCTGTGGTTTGCTCTAAAGTGATATTAACCCCACTGATCACATCATTGACCTCATTAGTGGGGCGTGTGATGCTCACCCCGTTATAAGTGAATGCTGAATCGCTCGCTTTTTGCAAATTTTTAGACATAAAAAGCGTGCCTTGCGAAGCTTCATAAGATTGCACCATGCCAGCACTTAAACCCAAATCCTTCAAACTGGCCTTGCCTAAAGCGTCCTCGCCCTTAATCGTTAGCATCCCGGTTTTAGAATTGATCACAAGCTTGCCTTCGGCGTTCTTAAACGCATTCAAGCCTTCTTTGGAATTGATCGCTTGAATGATAGCGTCTGTGTTTTCTTCGCTGGTGTTGCTTTCTTTGGTTAAAGCGCTCAAATCCAGTTTTTGGCCATTCAAGCTAACCACCCCTTCTAATTTACCCTCTTTTATGGTGCGAGAGCTTTTCAATAAATCGCTTTCTTGGGTGGTGGTTTGCAAAAACCCAAGCTCTTTAGCCTTACTCCCTTTAATTTCAATGTTTCCCCCACGCCTGTCATTAATGATTAAAGACTCCCCCCCATGAAGAGTGTCTATAGAAATATCCCCATTAGCGATCAAATCTTTAAAATTAGGGTCATTTTCTAAAGCCTGCTCTATCGCTTTTTGGATTGCGGTGTTTTTTTGTTTGATAGAAGCGCTTTCAGGGAGTTCTAGCATGATGGGGACTTCATGCATACTCCCATCAGCCCCCTTTAAATTCAAACTCACTTCACTTTTTCCGCTCCCATCAACCCCCAAAGAAAGGGCGTTTTTGTTAGTGAGCGTGGATTGGAGGTGTGAGCCAAAATAGATGCGGTTGTCTTCGCCGGTGTTTTTGGTATTCACCATTAATTGGTAGGGGTCATTCCCTCCTGTTTTCATCACAATGCCCATCACTTCGCCGTTGGTAGCGTCCGTGATGCTTTGAGCCACATCGCCTAAAGTCATTCCTGCTTTAATGTTAACGGCGTAGTCCTTGTTTTGCGTGTAAAATTTGAGTGTGGTATCCACTTGGCTAAAAATATCATCTCTTGAAGAAAATTTCGCCCCCAATTCGTTAATATCGCCTTGCGCTAAATTTTGCACATCCACTTTAATATCTTGAATAGGCACGCCAGCCCCCACGCTCGCACTCAACGCATCGCCTGTAACATTGCTTTTCCTGCTGATATAAGTGGAATAATCCGAAAGCGTTTTAACCGGGCCTTTTAGAGATGAAAGGAGCGTTTTAATTTCTACTAGGGCTTTTTGTTTTTCAACATTTTGCTCCATTTTCTTGTCTAAGGGGGCGATTAACGCTTTTTCATCGGCGTCCTTAAGCTTGTCAATCACATCGTAATTCAAAACCTTACTGCCAAGCCCTAATGAGCTTAATGAACCTATTGCCATGTTTTACCTCTAATTTTTAGCCTTTTTCATCAAAGATAATGCCTATCACATCGCGCATTCTTTGCATAAGCTCCACGGCTTCTTTAGAGGGTATTTCTCTTATCACCTTATCCCCATTAGCGTCTTTGACTGAAACCACTAACCCTTTGATCGTATCGTTATAACTAAAATTAATATCCGTGCCGATGCGCTTCATTTCTTCATTCAGACGCTCGCTCAATAATTCCAATTTGGGTTTGTATTGCTCAGGGTCTATCGTTGTTTTAGATTCATCAATAGTGTTTATAGTATTTGTGCGACTGATCTCTTTTGTGGGGGTTGTTTGAACGCTTGTGTGAGATGTGGGAATCCCAATCCCTTGAACTTCATTGACCATAAAAACCTCCAAATTTTTCCATGCCTACAAGTATAATGATTTGTTTGTTTGCATGAACTCTTTAGCCAATATCGGCAATAAAAATGATTTGTTAAATCTTAATTGCGCGCGATGAGTTCTAGGGGGTTGATGTGTTTTTCTTTCATGGTAACTTCAAAGCCCAAGCGTTGATCAATGCGCCCTAAAACATAGCCTTTTTGGATCCGCATGCCGCTTTTAATGGTGGGAGCGATTTTATCCAGTTGAGAATAAATCGTGCGGATGCCGTTTTTATGCTCAATGATAACGACTTTTTTAAGCATGTTGATTTCTTTAGCGAACACGATTTTCCCATCTAAAACATTACGCACCAAAGCGTTTGGGGTTTTTGACACTAGCGTAATAGACTCGCTAAAAATTTTTAAATTATAAACCGGATCAATATAGGGGCCAAATTTTTGCACCACTTCATAATCGTTCAAGGGAGCGATCGTTTTTGGCCCGTTATAGCTCGTGGTGTTGATATTTTGATAAGAGCTCGCTACTTGTTTGACTTCTAAGGCTTGAGAAGATCTTTTCAAACTGACTTTTTCTTCATTTTCTCTGTTTTGTTTGATGATATTCAAGCGTTTTAAAAGAGCGTTTAAATTCTGGCGCTCTTTTTCTAAAAGGGTTAGGCGTTGGTTATAGATCGCATAATCTTTTTGCATGCTCAAAATGAGCTTATCTTGTTCGGTTTTCAAGGATTTTAAGGTTACTTCACGAGTTTTTTGCTCATCTATGACAGATGAGATTTTTTGAATGCTGCTTTTGACTTTTAAAGCTTGCGCGTTGAGATCCTTTTCTTCTTGGCTTAGTTGCGACATTTTAGACAGAGTGCTTTGGTGCAAGTTTTCAAACGCTACTTGTAAGATAACATCATTAGAAGAGGCTAAATTCTGTCCCTTTAGGGCTTGTGAAAAAAGGAAATCCTGTAAAAGCGCATCAAACACCCTCTTTTGTAAAAACGATCGCTGTTTTTGCAAACGATCTAAAGACTTGCGGTAGTTAGTTAGGACTTTTTCTTGTGCCAAACTTTCGTTACGATTTTTTTCAAGACTCTTTTTTAAAGCGATCATTTGGCGCTCCATCTCAGCTTTTTGAAGCTCTTTAGAGCGGATCGCTTCGCCTAAAGAACTCAAACGGCTGTTCAATTGGTTTTTTTCTTCATGGGTTTTTTTCAAAAGGGTTTCTTTATGTTGAATGTCTTTAGCAATATCGCTCACTTTTTGCGTGTTAGCTGATAGTAAGGTGGCTAACAAAAACACCCCTAATTTATACATGTCTAGTCCTCCAAGCTACAAGTAAAACAGAAACAAATGAGACCACAAGGCTAAAAAGCAGTCCCCATAAAAAATGGTTTAAAGCAAACGCGCCTCCTATAATACCCAAAGTATCCATCGTTTTTTCAAAACCTTTTTGCGAAGTGATATAGAGCATGAACATGGGGGCTAAAAAACTAGCGATTATAGAATCCATTAAAGCTATTTTATACAAAAACCCGTTTTTAAAAGACACCGAAGCCCCTAATAAATCCATAATCTCCAACCTCTCATGGTATTGATAGATCCAGATGCGGACTTGTTTAAACATCAATAAAACCGATAAGACAAAGACCACTAACGCAAAGATATAGACCGCTGCTTTAATAAAACTCAAAAGATCATACACTTGCATGTAAGTTTTGGCAAAAACTTCAACTTTTTGAACGCCAGGGATTTTGAGCAATTTTTCTTTAATGTTTTCTAAACGCTCTTGAGTGGGGAATGTGGAAAGTTGTAAAGAATAAAAAAAGGGTAAATTTTTTCTCAATTCCTTAAGCCCGTCCATGCCTAAAGTTTTTTGAAGAGGCTCTAAAGAGTAATTAGGATCAATTTCTTTTAACGCTACGATTTCGCTAAAATTTTGACGCAACAATTCCAAGCCTAATTTTTGCGTGCTGGCCAACACGACCGAATAATCTTCAATCAATTTTTTTTCTTTTTGCTCTATCGCTTGATTGATAAATAACACGCACTCCAAACTAAACAATAACGCTACTAGGGGAATGATAAAGGCTAAATGCTTTTTAAGAGTATTCATAAACTTCCCCATCTTCTATATAAAATTTTCGGTGATAAGCGCTAAAATTTTTAGGGAATTTGTGCGTAACCACCACGATCGTAGCGTTTAATTGCGTGTTCATGCCCCTTAACAAGCTCCAGATTTTATCGCTAGAATAATCGTCTAAATTCCCGGTAGGCTCATCGGCTAAAATGAGTTCAGGGCAGTTCGCTATAGCTCTAGCCATAGCCACTCGCTGTTGTTCGCCTCCGCTGAGCTCTTTGGGGTAGCGGTTAGCCTTATGGCGTAAATCAATATGCCCTAAAAGTTTTTCTAGCTGCAAGCGGCATTCTTCTTTTTTAACGCCGCAAATCACCATGGGTAGTTTGATGTTTTGCTCAATCGTGTAATCTTGGATCAATTTATAATCTTGGAAAACCACGCCGATATTTTTACGCAAATCTAAAATCGTTGATTTTGAGGCGTTATTCATGTTGATATTGCAAACTTCTAATTTGCCGCTAAAAAGTTTTAAATCCCCATAGAACGAACGCAAAAGCGTGCTTTTACCGCTCCCGCTAGGCCCTGAAATGAACACAAAATCCTTGCGTTTGATGCGTAAATTAGCATGCTTAATGACCGGTTCGTTTTGCTGGTATTGCAAGCACAGATTGTTCGCTGCGATGATCACACTCATCCAATTCCCTTTTGGCTTAGGATATTTTGGAGCAAAAGATGCGCTTTGTGGTTGTTTAAGGTTTTTAAGGGGCTTTTATTGAGATAAAAAATCTGATTTTCTGTCAATAAAACAAACAAACGCACAGGCCAATCAAAATCCCCCATACTCAATTCCACTAAAAAATCCCCCTTATTCTCATAAATATTACAAACATGCACAAAATACCCCTCTTGGATGATTTTTGGGGTTTTTAAAATCGTTCCAACGCTCTTTTTACTAATTGTTATTGTATCAAAAGAAAAATCAAATGCATGATGATAAAAAGGGGTTTCATTCAATTCTAAAGAATAAATTCTTAAATCATAAATATCTTTTTTGAGTTTATTCCAACGCGCTTCATACTTGCTGATAACCGGTATTTGAGCGTTTTTTTTGATTTCTATCTCGCATTTAAAGTTTTTTAGGGCTAATTTTAAGCTGTCTTCAAAATAAAGGCTATCATCGGTTCGTAATTCCAAAAACCCTTTAGGCTTTAAAACCCTTAAAGCTTCGTTTAAAAATTTTTCGCTTAACACTCGGCGGTGTTTTTTCTCATTCCATGGCACAGGGAAATGCACAAAAATTTTCTCGCACTTGTGGTGTGGCATGCTCTCTAAAACCAAACGGCCATCGCCTTGTAAGATATGCAGATTTTTCAAATCCAACAGCTCAATTTGCTTTAACGCTTGCGCGATAGATGGGGTGTGAATCTCTATCCCTAAACATGTTTTAGTGGGGTTGTTTTTGGCTAATTCTATCAAATGCCTCCCACTCCCAAAACCAATTTCTACTAAAATAGGGGCTTGATTTTTTTGAATAAAGTCTTCAAAAGTTTCTAAATCAAGGGTTTTTTTTCCGCTCGCATGTTTAGAATTTTCTTGCAAATTATGCGAAATGATTTCAAAAGATTGCGAATAAATCCTTAAAGCTTGTTTTAAAACCTCCCTTTTTAAGGGCGTTGCTTTTTCGCTTTTGATCAAAAAATCATTCGCTCGCCTGATTTTTTGCAATAAAAAAATGCGATCCTTAAAACTCGCATACACATAGCTTTTAGTGGGGTGTTTTAAGCTTAAAAATTCCCTATGAAAACAAAAATCCCCTTCAATTAAGGGGTATTCTAAGGGTTTAAAATCCAGCTTGGCTAAAAAATGGGGCATTAAAACCCTTTTAGCGCTCTAAAAACAAACGCACTTCTTTGCTTGGGTGCGACTCTAAACCATCTTTATCCACGCTCACCACTTGGTAGCGATAAGACACGCCCACTTTCATGTCTTTATCCACGAATTGGTTTTTGGTGATATTCCCAAAGCGTAAAGGGGTTTTAGAGTTGGCTTCAAAGCGATACACCGCATAAGTGGCTATTTTAGCGCTTGGGTTATTTTCCCATTGAATGAGGGCTGAAGAGTCTTGAATAGTCCCTTTAGTGATGATAGGGGCTTCGGGCCTATCAGCGGTCTCACCCATTGCAGGATCTTTGGGTAATGCCCCTTCAAGATGCGTTTTATCAAGGGCGACGACTTTATAATAACGAGTGAGGTTGTCTTTTTCTATTTTATCCACATAGGAAGTGTTGGTGGTTTGAGCGATGAATTTGTATTTATCGTTGCGGTTATTGGAAGCGTAAATGCGATAAGCTATCACATCTTCTTCGGGGGATTTATCCCAACTCAATTCAATGTGTCGGGTGAGATTTTGGCTCACTCTAACATTAGCGATTTCTTTGGGTAAATCTTTGGTTTTCCCTTCTACTATGATGCTAGGCCTGGATTTATCCCCCATGAAATTTTCGGCGATGACTTGGTAGCGGTATTTTTTCCCATCTTCTAAATCTTTATCAAAAAACTCTACAAACAAGCGGTTCCTAACAGCCCCTACGCTAACAAATTTGCCGTCTTTATTCTGCCTTTGGATGATGTATTTAGAAACGCTAGGGTTAGGGTGGGGGCTCCAAAAGACTTTCACGCTTTTAGGGTATTCAAGGCTTGCAAACACGCTTTCTACGGGATTGATAAAAGAGGTTTTCACTAAAATGGGCTCTGAAAGTTTAGAGATTTTATCGCCCTTGTAAGTAGCGAGTTGGTAAGTGTAAGAACTCTCTGTTTCTAGCCCCTCATCATAATAATGGGTCGCATAAGGGTTTTTAATCGTGGCGATTTTTTTAAGCTTGGAGTCTTTTTTCAAACGATACAAAATAAACCCATCAATATCATAAGTATCAGCGATTTTAGGCCATTCAAAACCCACTGAACTCACATCGTTAATCGTTTTAACAGAATGGACTACCGGAAGATTAGTGTCTGTATTTTCTTGATTACTAAGGGCTGAAAAAGTATGATTCCTGGTAGAAGAACACCCTATAAAAACCGCTAATACCACACTACTTTGCAATAAAAGCGTGAAGTATTTTTTCTTCATCCAAGACCTCATCTAAATTCTCCTTGTCAAAAACTTTTCTAAAGTATTCTAACATATCCTTTAATAGGGGAACTTTAAAGCGCAGTTTTTGCTCGCTTCTAGGGTGTTTGAACTCTATCAAATAGGCATGCAGCATGATTCTTATTTCTTCTTTAGGAAGCGCTTGATTAAGCCCGTAAAGATTATCGCCTATGATGTGTCTGTTCAAATATTCCAAATGCGCTCTGATCTGGTGCGTGCGCCCGGTGAACAATTTAGCCCCTATCAAATTAAGATTATTTTGAGAAGTCAGCAAGCTGGTAAATTCGCTTTTGGAATAACGGCTTTTTTCTTTTTTGGCCGCTTTGAGCGCTATCATTTTTAGGCGGTTATTGGGGTTTCTTGTCAAATAGCATTCCACGCTCATTTTTTCTTCTTTTAAGGGGGTTGAAAGCAAGGCGATATAGTAGCGCCCCATCATTTTAGTTTTGAGCTGCTCGCTCAAATAAACATGGGTAAAATTGTTTTTAGCGATGACAATCCCTCCGCTTGTGTCCTTATCCAAACGATGCACAATCCCATAGCGCTCTTTAGATCCCAGATTAGAAAGCTCGTAATTTTTCAATTCCAGCCAATCCACTAAAGTAGGCTCTTTCACGCTTGGGGCTTTATGGATGACTAAATTAGGGGGCTTATTCAACACTAATAAATCTTCATCTTCAAAAATGACTCCTATTTCTAAATCAAGCCCTCTTTTTAAGGGTTTAGGCGTGATTTTGGGCGTTAAAATCGTGATTTCATCGCCTTTTTTTAAGGCTAACCCTCCCTTTTTTACCCCCTTTTTTTGACAAAACACCAGCCCTTCTTTAATCAAATGCAACACTTGGTTTTTAGAAATTTGCAATTCTTTGGCTAAAAATTCATCAAGGCGTTTGTGATCGGTTAGGGCGATAAAAACTTTTTGCATCCAAACTCTTTTTTGCTTTTTTAAAAACCATTATTTTACTCAAAACCTTAAAAAATCATGTAATTCATTAGTTAGTTTAATACGCTATAATCGCCTTATATCTTAAATCATTCTATAAAGGGGTTTTATAATGGAAAACAACGAAAACCATGAAAAGTTGAGCGGTATTTTGCACAAGTTTTTAGGCGATGCGTTCACGCTTGATGGGAAAGAAGGAGGATTGAATATGGAAAAAATGCACGAAGTCATCAAAAAAGAAAAACCAATCATGAATATTTTGCTCATGGGAGCTACTGGAGTGGGTAAAAGCTCGCTCATTAACGGCTTATTTGGTCAAGAAGTCGCCAAAGCAGGCGTAGGAAAACCTCTCACTCAGCACCTTGAAAAGCATGTTAATGAAGAAAAAGGCTTGATTTTATGGGACACTAAAGGCATTGAAGCTAAAGATTATCAAAATACCATAGAAAGCATTAAAAAGGAAATGGAATATTCTTTTAAAACGCTTGATGAAAAAGAGGCGATTGATGTGGCGTATCTGTGCGTTAAGGAGGGTTATTCTAGGGTTCAAGGGAGAGGAAAGCTTTATTGAGTTTTGCTAAAGAATAGAATATCCCAACGATCGTGGTCTTCACCCACACCCAAGCCGAAGCCGGCGATGCGTTTGTTCAAGAAGCTCAAAGAGTTATAGATGAAGAATGGGGCTTTAAAGGTTTTGTCAGAGCCTATGTGAGAGTCAATTCCGTTGCGTTTTCATTTAGAGGCATGGAAGTCCCCGTTGAAAGTTTAAAAGAATTGGTAGATGAAACGAAAAAATGCTTGATAGACGCTAAGAAAAACAAACAAAACCATTTCTTGCTGATTCAAAAAGCTAATATCCAAGCAAGAAAACAAGCTATGATAGATGAAGGTAAAACCATTATCCACCTTGCATCAGGAGCGGCTGGAGCGGCTGGGCTTATTCCCATACCTTTTAGCGATGCGCTCGCTATCGCACCCATTCAAGCAGGAATGATCTATAAAATGAATGACGCTTTTGGAGTGAAAATCGAAGATTCTGTAGCCGCATCGCTCATCATCGGATTGTTAGGCGTAA contains:
- the fliD gene encoding flagellar filament capping protein FliD, which codes for MAIGSLSSLGLGSKVLNYDVIDKLKDADEKALIAPLDKKMEQNVEKQKALVEIKTLLSSLKGPVKTLSDYSTYISRKSNVTGDALSASVGAGVPIQDIKVDVQNLAQGDINELGAKFSSRDDIFSQVDTTLKFYTQNKDYAVNIKAGMTLGDVAQSITDATNGEVMGIVMKTGGNDPYQLMVNTKNTGEDNRIYFGSHLQSTLTNKNALSLGVDGSGKSEVSLNLKGADGSMHEVPIMLELPESASIKQKNTAIQKAIEQALENDPNFKDLIANGDISIDTLHGGESLIINDRRGGNIEIKGSKAKELGFLQTTTQESDLLKSSRTIKEGKLEGVVSLNGQKLDLSALTKESNTSEENTDAIIQAINSKEGLNAFKNAEGKLVINSKTGMLTIKGEDALGKASLKDLGLSAGMVQSYEASQGTLFMSKNLQKASDSAFTYNGVSITRPTNEVNDVISGVNITLEQTTEPNKPAIISVSRDNQAIIDSLTEFVKAYNELIPKLDEDTRYDADTKIAGIFNGVSDIRAIRSSLNNVFSYSVHTDNGVESLMKYGLSLDDKGVMSLDEAKLSSALNSNPKATQDFFYGSDSKDMGGREIHQEGIFSKFNQVIANLIDGGNAKLKIYEDSLDRDAKSLTKDKENAQELLKTRYNIMAERFAAYDSQISKANQKFNSVQMMIDQAAAKKN
- a CDS encoding FlaG family protein — protein: MVNEVQGIGIPTSHTSVQTTPTKEISRTNTINTIDESKTTIDPEQYKPKLELLSERLNEEMKRIGTDINFSYNDTIKGLVVSVKDANGDKVIREIPSKEAVELMQRMRDVIGIIFDEKG
- a CDS encoding murein hydrolase activator EnvC family protein, whose product is MYKLGVFLLATLLSANTQKVSDIAKDIQHKETLLKKTHEEKNQLNSRLSSLGEAIRSKELQKAEMERQMIALKKSLEKNRNESLAQEKVLTNYRKSLDRLQKQRSFLQKRVFDALLQDFLFSQALKGQNLASSNDVILQVAFENLHQSTLSKMSQLSQEEKDLNAQALKVKSSIQKISSVIDEQKTREVTLKSLKTEQDKLILSMQKDYAIYNQRLTLLEKERQNLNALLKRLNIIKQNRENEEKVSLKRSSQALEVKQVASSYQNINTTSYNGPKTIAPLNDYEVVQKFGPYIDPVYNLKIFSESITLVSKTPNALVRNVLDGKIVFAKEINMLKKVVIIEHKNGIRTIYSQLDKIAPTIKSGMRIQKGYVLGRIDQRLGFEVTMKEKHINPLELIARN
- a CDS encoding FtsX-like permease family protein; amino-acid sequence: MNTLKKHLAFIIPLVALLFSLECVLFINQAIEQKEKKLIEDYSVVLASTQKLGLELLRQNFSEIVALKEIDPNYSLEPLQKTLGMDGLKELRKNLPFFYSLQLSTFPTQERLENIKEKLLKIPGVQKVEVFAKTYMQVYDLLSFIKAAVYIFALVVFVLSVLLMFKQVRIWIYQYHERLEIMDLLGASVSFKNGFLYKIALMDSIIASFLAPMFMLYITSQKGFEKTMDTLGIIGGAFALNHFLWGLLFSLVVSFVSVLLVAWRTRHV
- a CDS encoding ABC transporter ATP-binding protein, translated to MSVIIAANNLCLQYQQNEPVIKHANLRIKRKDFVFISGPSGSGKSTLLRSFYGDLKLFSGKLEVCNINMNNASKSTILDLRKNIGVVFQDYKLIQDYTIEQNIKLPMVICGVKKEECRLQLEKLLGHIDLRHKANRYPKELSGGEQQRVAMARAIANCPELILADEPTGNLDDYSSDKIWSLLRGMNTQLNATIVVVTHKFPKNFSAYHRKFYIEDGEVYEYS
- the trmB gene encoding tRNA (guanosine(46)-N7)-methyltransferase TrmB produces the protein MPHFLAKLDFKPLEYPLIEGDFCFHREFLSLKHPTKSYVYASFKDRIFLLQKIRRANDFLIKSEKATPLKREVLKQALRIYSQSFEIISHNLQENSKHASGKKTLDLETFEDFIQKNQAPILVEIGFGSGRHLIELAKNNPTKTCLGIEIHTPSIAQALKQIELLDLKNLHILQGDGRLVLESMPHHKCEKIFVHFPVPWNEKKHRRVLSEKFLNEALRVLKPKGFLELRTDDSLYFEDSLKLALKNFKCEIEIKKNAQIPVISKYEARWNKLKKDIYDLRIYSLELNETPFYHHAFDFSFDTITISKKSVGTILKTPKIIQEGYFVHVCNIYENKGDFLVELSMGDFDWPVRLFVLLTENQIFYLNKSPLKTLNNHKAHLLLQNILSQKGIG
- a CDS encoding fibronectin type III domain-containing protein, coding for MKKKYFTLLLQSSVVLAVFIGCSSTRNHTFSALSNQENTDTNLPVVHSVKTINDVSSVGFEWPKIADTYDIDGFILYRLKKDSKLKKIATIKNPYATHYYDEGLETESSYTYQLATYKGDKISKLSEPILVKTSFINPVESVFASLEYPKSVKVFWSPHPNPSVSKYIIQRQNKDGKFVSVGAVRNRLFVEFFDKDLEDGKKYRYQVIAENFMGDKSRPSIIVEGKTKDLPKEIANVRVSQNLTRHIELSWDKSPEEDVIAYRIYASNNRNDKYKFIAQTTNTSYVDKIEKDNLTRYYKVVALDKTHLEGALPKDPAMGETADRPEAPIITKGTIQDSSALIQWENNPSAKIATYAVYRFEANSKTPLRFGNITKNQFVDKDMKVGVSYRYQVVSVDKDGLESHPSKEVRLFLER
- a CDS encoding RluA family pseudouridine synthase, which gives rise to MQKVFIALTDHKRLDEFLAKELQISKNQVLHLIKEGLVFCQKKGVKKGGLALKKGDEITILTPKITPKPLKRGLDLEIGVIFEDEDLLVLNKPPNLVIHKAPSVKEPTLVDWLELKNYELSNLGSKERYGIVHRLDKDTSGGIVIAKNNFTHVYLSEQLKTKMMGRYYIALLSTPLKEEKMSVECYLTRNPNNRLKMIALKAAKKEKSRYSKSEFTSLLTSQNNLNLIGAKLFTGRTHQIRAHLEYLNRHIIGDNLYGLNQALPKEEIRIMLHAYLIEFKHPRSEQKLRFKVPLLKDMLEYFRKVFDKENLDEVLDEEKILHAFIAK
- a CDS encoding GTPase; this translates as MENNENHEKLSGILHKFLGDAFTLDGKEGGLNMEKMHEVIKKEKPIMNILLMGATGVGKSSLINGLFGQEVAKAGVGKPLTQHLEKHVNEEKGLILWDTKGIEAKDYQNTIESIKKEMEYSFKTLDEKEAIDVAYLCVKEGYSRVQGRGKLY
- a CDS encoding YcjF family protein, which encodes MVFTHTQAEAGDAFVQEAQRVIDEEWGFKGFVRAYVRVNSVAFSFRGMEVPVESLKELVDETKKCLIDAKKNKQNHFLLIQKANIQARKQAMIDEGKTIIHLASGAAGAAGLIPIPFSDALAIAPIQAGMIYKMNDAFGVKIEDSVAASLIIGLLGVTAVAQVGRTLVNGLLKFIPVAGSIVGSVAGGATAATITEGIGFAYLKVLEKCFNDETGEVELPAMDTIKSLFKESYLSLDTIKKLKP